GAGATGGGGCTGGCTTGATGGGGTTTGGGTGGGAGGAAAGGAATAACAAACTCCAAACACAGCGATCTAACTACCCTTGGCACGACTTTTACGGTCGCTGGTGGAATTGTGCAAGTCGGACGATTTGTTTGATGCGCTAGTGGTTAAATCAACGCCACCGTTAGTTTCCGACGTAACAAGTGACGTCACAAACTCTGAGGTACCCGCTGATGATGTCAAAGGCGTGGTCGGTGACGTCGGATCGTAGTTGGCACCTTCGAGTCTTGCCCGTTGTACTGTATAGTGTCGTGAACAGTTACTGAAAGGGTGAACAAACACATTGAACATCATTCATGCTGATCGTTCtactcaataattaaaaaaaagtgtagTTGTTACATTGCGCATTGAAAAACCATACGTGATTCCCGATCCTGAATACCGCATTAAAATAGTCTCAACATGAAATGCTTATAAATCTCTCAATAATGTTATGATCGAAATATTTGTTTTAGGTATCTGTTTTAACATATGAATTAACAACGCATTGCCTGTCTTATGTATGGTACTTACTATTTAATACGCTCTAGAACTGCAATAAATCGAAATGTAATGTTGACATAATCTTCGTCAACAACACCAAAAGTAACAGGCTTTTCACATATGAATAAACAACACAGTGTCTTTCTTATGAATGGCAATCATTGTTTAATACGCTTTAGAAATGCAAATTGTTCTTTATTGACTAAAATTACAATACATCGAGacttaatattgaaataatcTTCGTAAACGGCAATACCACCACAAGTAACATCttcatcaacaaaaacaacaacaccattatcatatttttatttttcaacttcaTTGTCAGCAAAATCATAAGCATCAAGTGAagaaacaacagcagcaacagcaggaTTACCATCACagtcatcataatcataatcaacaATGACAAGCATAAGcatctttgaaataattattacaaaagtcATTACCTTCTTTAGGTTCACAGTCATTAAAAAGTATACATTACCAAACGCGATTAAACTGAAATACCTATGTATCTTAACTCAAAATCGGTGTGGTTCATTCGATAAACAAAGTTTAATCGAACGCTATGAGCTATTTCTACTTACCGTTTACGCAGACGGATGAATAGCTTTTGGTACAATTGTCTTTTCGTAACTCGCCATGATAAttgagcacaaaacaatgcaCTATGAGGTCTTCCGCTAGCAAACAAAggaacaatataaacaatatagcTTAATGGGACCTtctcacagattttgtcatgcattgaagtttttcatttaactctttaaattgataaatgtaaacatttgaactaattAGCTCCAGTCATTAAAACAAGactaaaattgcaaaataaaacaaaaaaaaaaatcattctcaGCCGGGCTAAAACCAGTAACCCTGGGAATAAAAGTTTAATATTTAAGCCATTCGGTCACCCGTGCCCATAcagtgagtggtgtattttatactttacataagcaatcctcgtattgtcacaaaatatataacGACACCGTCAGATCTCTCAAAATGATGCAATTGTTGCGCGTTTGTGACGCTTTGTAATGTTCATGTTCTTAAATTGTCAGAAGATATAATTGATATGTTAgagtatggccaattttcagtattactgtttcctcccaaatatcataacttcaacgaaaatttgcgaatttgaaacatttttcaattttgtcaattttccaaaacgtgaaaaggtccctttaaaatggtGTATACGTATAAATATAATAGAgtcttttaaaatgtttcaaacagTATTTGTGACATGCAATACATATTACATATTACAATTCTTTATTTCGTAAATATATCCTCCGGCCCATATACAACATATTAACATCATAATATACAATGGTTAGTCAAGGATACAACATATTCGAAATAAGGAAATCTTATACGTAGACAATGCACCCTCAATGAATAAACATAGAGTAAATATGGAGTATCCACACCGCATGTCTATAATGTGAGTCGTCAAATATGGGTTGTTCATATTTAGCATTTATAATATGACAGGATATATAATTCCAATAAATCCAAAAGCACCAAGTCTACACAGTTTCTCATTACTATACGCACATAATAAGCCAAAAATGCAAAGTATATATAGCAATGATGATGAGTTACTATGTACCCTTAATGAATTCATCTCGTTGCATGaaagcataatatatatattcatagcTACGTTACGGATTGTTTCCATATTATTAGAGcaaagtttatttataaaattgaagtAGTGTTTGTTTTGTGTATAGTAATGAGGAATATATTTTTGACGAATACTTTCATACAATGGACAAATCAAAACAAAGTGGAATTCGTCTTCACCGACGATTTcacagaaaacacatgttctctCTTCTCTACCAATATTATAATATCTACCTCTCTCTACCATTAGGCTATGAGACGAACTTCTAAACATAGCTAGACCTTTTCTAAACTTAGAAACGTCTACAACATCAATGTATAATTCCCTAGAATTTCTTGTTTGAAGTCCATATAATAGGCTAGTTTGGCGTTGTTAGCAACAGTGCCCCTCCAAGTTTGGGTATACCTGTCTTTTAATCTatttaaaaacatacacaaaaagtgtattttgtttaaaacaccTTGATTTTCCCAGACATAGCCAAAGCCGATTGAGTATAAGACATGTTTAATGTCTGTAAACCAGTTGCATTGACCGATAGAATCATAATATCTTACCACATTGTAACACATTCTAACATATCTTGAATCAGGCAATGAAAGTATTCTTAGCCAATAAGCTATGCACCGTTTTGCAGTATAAATTTGCATTGGAAATCGACCAAGGTCCCTTAGACACGCATCGTTACATGCTCCTTGACTTACATAAAGGAATCTTTTACATgcatacatttgtacattttcaACACATTGTCTTGGTTTCAAACACCATATTTCTGAACCATTCATTAAAATAGAACATATTTTTGCATCAAAAACTATGAAAAATGTCTTTGCAGGTAGGTTTGGCAATTcaccaaaataattaaataaatgagcCAAAATCTTTGATGTTTAGCACATATATTTGCTGCCATTTTATATAGCGAGAGTCGACTTGTGAAAAATACACCGACATAACAGAATCCATGgataacttctagagtgttgccATTATAAAACCACTTTGCCCTTCTTGAAAGCGGACCACCCTTTTTAAAAACTATAACTTTTGTCTTTTCTTTGTTAAcagctaatttattgttttggcaCAAAAGTATGTTGCACATTCACCCAGCAAACATTTTAAATCGGTCCGATATCGGccgatatttatttcaatatcggcCCGAAATCAGTAATTACATCGGCCCGACAACGGGAGTGCAACACGGCGCAATGTTGGCCCGACATCGGTATGTatatcggcccgacatcggtaattaCATCGGCCCGAGATCGGGAGTGCAACACGGCTCGATGTTGGCCCGACATTGGTATGTATATCGGCACGAGATCGGGAGTGCAACACGGCTCGATGTTGGCCCGACATTGGTATGTATATCGGCGATACCTTCTTGAGCCAGCATGGTGCCGACATACTTTTAACTATTCCAGAGTCCCTGTCTAGcctcaattgtttttaattgttgttggtaGTGTTAAGGGCCTAaaacagttttttaaataaatgaaagaacattttcttcagacattttatttttacattcttttCAACCAAACTGGAACACAGTATTTGCTAATTATACTACTGtcttgaaactgaaaatattaaactgatttattactaattccaacatttttattctaatggtgtaaaattaattaatatatacattgactaacaacaaatgtaaaagaaattatttaaacagaCTCTATAATTCTACAGATACAGAAACTGAAAAAGTaacacattgaaacaaaatgttaaatgaccAAATGACTTGAGTTTTGTATTTTGGTAATAGAATATtcagcaaatgaaaataaaatagagAATTATGAAGAAAACCAACGTATCTAACACGCATATTGTATACATGGAAAATTACcaaacatgca
This sequence is a window from Dreissena polymorpha isolate Duluth1 chromosome 16, UMN_Dpol_1.0, whole genome shotgun sequence. Protein-coding genes within it:
- the LOC127862142 gene encoding uncharacterized protein LOC127862142 produces the protein MESTPNNLLSGRPHSALFCAQLSWRVTKRQLYQKLFIRLRKRNCSRHYTVQRARLEGANYDPTSPTTPLTSSAGTSEFVTSLVTSETNGGVDLTTSASNKSSDLHNSTSDRKSRAKDKPENPHSTYLRESCRGNGVSGRRHLLLQNQTVSPSFAF